A window of Streptomyces armeniacus contains these coding sequences:
- a CDS encoding LAETG motif-containing sortase-dependent surface protein: MKAPHHRRRRSVTLVAAGVAAMVGTGMFAAAPASAHTPQWSVDCSTVTVDLKNYSSDPTNTVTVQAEGKDLLNEKFGGDFSKKLKLADHDKPVEVRLIVKANDGDQHNRDETKTAPVCDESPEPTPTPTPTDTPSETPSPSESSTPPATGTPSSSAPASSEAAPAPSTSEPSTDLAETGSSSSTPLIAGIAAAVVLVGGALLMLARKRRSAQQ, encoded by the coding sequence TTGAAAGCACCGCACCACAGACGTCGCCGTTCCGTCACCCTCGTCGCGGCCGGAGTGGCCGCCATGGTCGGCACGGGGATGTTCGCCGCCGCACCCGCCTCCGCCCACACACCGCAGTGGTCGGTGGACTGCTCGACGGTGACAGTCGACCTGAAGAACTACAGCTCCGACCCCACCAACACGGTCACCGTGCAGGCGGAGGGCAAGGATCTGCTGAACGAGAAGTTCGGCGGCGACTTCAGCAAGAAGCTGAAGCTCGCGGACCACGACAAGCCCGTCGAGGTCCGGCTGATCGTCAAGGCCAACGACGGCGACCAGCACAACCGGGACGAGACCAAGACCGCCCCGGTGTGCGACGAGTCCCCGGAGCCGACCCCGACCCCGACGCCGACCGACACGCCGTCGGAGACGCCCTCGCCCAGCGAGAGCAGCACTCCCCCGGCGACGGGCACGCCGAGCAGCAGCGCGCCCGCCAGCAGCGAGGCGGCGCCCGCGCCCAGCACTTCCGAGCCCTCCACCGACCTCGCCGAGACGGGTTCGTCCAGCTCGACGCCGCTCATCGCAGGCATCGCCGCAGCCGTGGTGCTCGTGGGCGGTGCGCTGCTGATGCTGGCGCGCAAGCGCCGCTCCGCCCAGCAGTGA
- a CDS encoding exo-alpha-sialidase, whose translation MRRVPESVRSWLACGAAAVTLGAALPALAPSAAYAGVEGLSARVSADCTEDRLQLFLGNATDAEQTFTVNGPDPGVTSTETVPAGGSATVQWDRARGAAYALRVSTPGGYRKSASGTFGCGLRRGEPRMTTTTVFTTGTRFKGLVDAHGKEYDGTSASVRIPAMAVTNDGTILAVTDARVTGPGDLGVGDNNIQLGLRRSTDRGATWTAPEIVAHGATSETGKGDASLLVDRQRDRVYLFYNRARKGVGYHRPPDGSGSNSADDPDSMHVEYVTSDDAGVTWSEPRDLNPYVKDPSWKGVLSASGHGIQTSGGRLLQPIVYRDDKGGHPLNVYSDDHGRTWHAGSAAGNGYNESKPVERSDGRIAQNMRSDLQLRRFYAVSPDGISRFGEPTASELIDPRVNADEISYVQPDADGVDPRTKAPLRTATVLFSNPASSTSRTDLTVRLSEDDGASWPYAALLKPGTAGYSTMAVLDDGSVGALYEIGGTGGIRFARFTLDWIREP comes from the coding sequence GTGCGCCGTGTCCCGGAAAGCGTCAGATCCTGGCTCGCGTGCGGCGCGGCCGCCGTCACGCTCGGCGCGGCGCTCCCCGCGCTCGCGCCCTCCGCCGCGTACGCCGGTGTCGAAGGGCTCTCCGCACGGGTGAGCGCCGACTGCACGGAGGACAGGCTGCAGCTTTTCCTCGGGAACGCCACGGACGCCGAGCAGACGTTCACCGTGAACGGCCCCGACCCCGGCGTCACTTCCACCGAGACCGTCCCCGCCGGCGGCAGCGCGACGGTGCAGTGGGACCGCGCGCGCGGCGCCGCGTACGCGCTGCGCGTCAGCACCCCGGGCGGCTACCGCAAGTCCGCCTCCGGCACCTTCGGCTGCGGACTGCGGCGCGGCGAGCCGCGGATGACGACCACGACGGTGTTCACCACGGGCACGCGCTTCAAGGGCCTGGTGGACGCGCACGGCAAGGAGTACGACGGCACCTCGGCGTCCGTCCGCATCCCCGCGATGGCGGTCACGAACGACGGCACGATCCTCGCCGTCACGGACGCCCGTGTGACCGGCCCCGGCGACCTGGGCGTGGGCGACAACAACATCCAGCTCGGCCTGCGGCGCAGCACCGACCGCGGCGCCACCTGGACCGCCCCGGAGATCGTCGCGCACGGCGCCACCAGCGAGACGGGCAAGGGCGACGCCAGCCTGCTGGTCGACCGGCAGCGGGACCGGGTCTACCTCTTCTACAACAGGGCACGGAAGGGGGTCGGTTACCACCGGCCGCCGGACGGTTCCGGTTCCAATTCCGCGGACGATCCGGACAGCATGCACGTCGAGTACGTCACCAGCGACGACGCCGGCGTGACCTGGAGCGAGCCGCGCGATCTCAACCCGTACGTCAAGGACCCCTCCTGGAAGGGTGTTCTCTCCGCTTCCGGGCACGGCATCCAGACGAGCGGCGGGCGGCTGCTGCAGCCGATCGTCTACCGGGACGACAAGGGCGGCCACCCCCTGAACGTCTACAGCGACGACCACGGCCGCACCTGGCACGCGGGCAGCGCCGCCGGCAACGGCTACAACGAGAGCAAGCCCGTCGAGCGCTCCGACGGCCGTATCGCCCAGAACATGCGCTCGGACCTGCAGTTGAGGCGCTTCTACGCGGTGTCGCCCGACGGCATCAGCCGCTTCGGCGAGCCGACGGCCTCCGAGCTGATCGACCCGCGGGTGAACGCCGACGAGATCTCGTACGTGCAGCCCGACGCGGACGGCGTGGACCCGCGTACGAAGGCACCACTCCGGACCGCCACGGTCCTCTTCAGCAACCCGGCGAGCAGCACGTCCCGTACGGACCTGACCGTACGGCTCAGCGAGGACGACGGGGCGAGCTGGCCGTACGCGGCGCTGCTCAAGCCCGGCACGGCCGGTTACTCGACGATGGCCGTGCTGGACGACGGCTCGGTCGGCGCGCTGTACGAGATCGGCGGCACGGGAGGCATCCGCTTCGCGCGCTTCACGCTGGACTGGATCCGCGAGCCGTGA
- a CDS encoding sigma-70 family RNA polymerase sigma factor, which translates to MAENLVSEDFPKLADPFRRELLAHCYRMLGSVHDAEDLVQETYLRAWRSYDKFEGRSSMRTWLHRIATNTCLDALESRSKRPLPTGLGAPSADPSEALVEQREVPWLEPVPDAMVGADGADPAAIVTSRESIRLAFVAALQHLPPRQRAVLILRDVLRWKAAEVAELLDTTTASVNSALQRARAQIEKVAPSEDAATEPLSEENRELLDRYVAAFEVKDMSAIVKLFTEEAVWEMPPFTGWYQGPQDIGTLIDTKCPAGPGDLRLISTTMNGQPAFGMYMRGEDDVFRPFNLMVLTLSGAHVSHVVAFFETRLFADFGLPETLPAPE; encoded by the coding sequence ATGGCGGAGAACCTGGTCAGCGAGGACTTCCCGAAGCTGGCCGACCCCTTCCGGCGCGAGCTGCTGGCCCACTGCTACCGCATGCTGGGCTCGGTGCACGACGCCGAGGACCTGGTGCAGGAGACGTATCTGCGCGCCTGGCGGTCGTACGACAAGTTCGAGGGCCGCTCCTCGATGCGCACGTGGCTGCACCGGATCGCGACCAACACGTGTCTGGACGCGCTGGAGAGCCGCAGCAAGAGACCGTTGCCGACGGGGCTGGGGGCGCCGAGCGCCGACCCGTCGGAGGCCCTCGTCGAGCAGCGTGAGGTGCCGTGGCTGGAGCCGGTCCCGGACGCCATGGTCGGGGCCGACGGCGCCGACCCGGCCGCGATCGTCACGTCGCGTGAGAGCATCCGGCTCGCGTTCGTCGCCGCCCTGCAGCACCTGCCGCCGCGGCAGCGCGCGGTGCTGATCCTGCGGGACGTGCTCCGCTGGAAGGCCGCCGAGGTCGCGGAGCTGCTCGACACGACGACGGCTTCGGTGAACAGCGCGCTGCAGCGCGCGCGGGCGCAGATCGAGAAGGTGGCCCCGAGCGAGGACGCCGCCACCGAGCCGCTCTCCGAGGAGAACCGCGAGCTGCTGGACCGCTATGTCGCGGCCTTCGAGGTCAAGGACATGAGCGCCATCGTGAAGCTGTTCACGGAGGAGGCCGTCTGGGAGATGCCGCCGTTCACGGGTTGGTACCAGGGCCCGCAGGACATCGGCACGCTCATCGACACGAAGTGCCCCGCCGGCCCCGGCGACCTGCGGCTGATAAGCACCACGATGAACGGGCAGCCCGCCTTCGGGATGTACATGCGGGGCGAGGACGACGTCTTCCGGCCGTTCAACCTGATGGTGCTCACGCTCAGCGGCGCGCACGTCTCGCACGTGGTGGCGTTCTTCGAGACGCGGCTGTTCGCCGACTTCGGGCTGCCGGAGACGCTGCCGGCGCCCGAGTGA
- a CDS encoding NAD(P)H-binding protein produces the protein MTILVTGATGTVGHEVARQLAAAGHRVRALTRDPARAEAEGRLPEGVAAVAGDLTRPETVLGALEGATGLHLINFGGDDYAPLDGAGAELVRLAEKAGVRRVTMLLGGEKGPVEQAVEASGMAWTHLQPVEFMANALDWAESVRAEGEVRAAFAHTRSAMVHEADIAAVAVAALTEDGHGGRTYTLTGPEALTRPEKVRVLAEAVGRDIRYVELTEEQARAAWAAEGHSPETIEFFVWVHGNTPEIGYTVVPTVEEVTGRPARTFAQWAAEHADAFRGPAAGA, from the coding sequence GTGACCATTCTCGTGACCGGAGCGACCGGAACCGTGGGCCACGAGGTCGCACGACAGCTCGCCGCGGCGGGGCACCGGGTGCGCGCCCTGACCCGCGACCCCGCGCGGGCCGAGGCCGAGGGCCGGCTGCCGGAGGGCGTGGCCGCCGTCGCGGGCGACCTCACCCGGCCCGAGACCGTGCTCGGGGCGCTGGAGGGCGCCACCGGACTGCACCTGATCAACTTCGGCGGGGACGACTACGCGCCGCTGGACGGCGCCGGCGCCGAACTCGTACGGCTCGCCGAGAAGGCCGGGGTGCGCCGGGTCACGATGCTCCTCGGCGGCGAGAAGGGGCCCGTGGAGCAGGCGGTCGAGGCGAGCGGCATGGCCTGGACGCATCTGCAGCCCGTCGAGTTCATGGCGAACGCGCTGGACTGGGCGGAGTCCGTACGCGCCGAGGGCGAGGTGCGCGCGGCGTTCGCGCACACCCGCAGCGCGATGGTGCACGAGGCCGACATCGCCGCGGTGGCGGTGGCCGCACTGACGGAGGACGGGCACGGCGGCAGGACGTACACGCTGACCGGGCCCGAGGCGCTGACCCGGCCCGAGAAGGTACGTGTGCTCGCGGAGGCCGTCGGCCGCGACATCCGCTACGTCGAGCTCACCGAGGAGCAGGCGCGCGCGGCCTGGGCGGCGGAGGGGCACTCGCCGGAGACGATCGAGTTCTTCGTCTGGGTGCACGGGAACACCCCGGAGATCGGCTACACCGTGGTCCCCACCGTCGAGGAGGTCACGGGCCGCCCGGCACGCACGTTCGCCCAGTGGGCGGCCGAGCACGCCGACGCGTTCCGCGGTCCGGCGGCGGGGGCGTAG
- a CDS encoding arsenate reductase family protein, which translates to MEIWLNPACSKCRSAKKLLDEDGAEYTVRRYLDDPPTEAELRSVLDRLGLEPWDIVRTQEADAKTLGLKDWPREPAERPRWIEALAAHPKLIQRPIITADDGTAVVARTDDAVRDALSRRPS; encoded by the coding sequence ATGGAGATCTGGCTCAACCCCGCCTGCTCGAAGTGCCGCAGCGCCAAGAAGCTGCTGGACGAGGACGGCGCGGAGTACACCGTCCGCCGCTACCTCGACGACCCGCCGACCGAGGCCGAGCTGCGCTCGGTGCTCGACCGGCTCGGCCTGGAGCCGTGGGACATCGTCCGTACCCAGGAGGCCGACGCGAAGACACTCGGGCTCAAGGACTGGCCGCGCGAGCCGGCCGAACGGCCGCGCTGGATCGAGGCGCTGGCCGCCCACCCCAAGCTGATCCAGCGCCCCATCATCACCGCGGACGACGGGACAGCCGTGGTCGCGCGCACGGACGACGCCGTACGCGACGCGCTGTCCCGCCGCCCCTCGTGA
- a CDS encoding Gfo/Idh/MocA family protein: MRIGLLGTGPWASLAHGPALHAHPEVELTGVWGRRPEAAADLAARFGTEAYDDPDALFADSDAVAIALPPDIQAPLAARAAEAGCHLLLDKPVATTPEAAALAVDAASAAGVASVVFFTLHFSEPTASWVREQAATDGWLVGRADWLSPVFGGSDSPFADSPWRRERGALWDVGPHALSVLLPVLGDVTAVRAAAGPGDTVHLALRHEGGASSTVAVSHTMPPEAAGVTAELRGTGGVAALPVRESDAAEAFGRAVDALLASVRTGEPHPYDIRFGARVTDILARAEESLKAGG; the protein is encoded by the coding sequence ATGAGAATCGGACTCCTCGGCACCGGCCCCTGGGCCTCCCTCGCACACGGACCCGCCCTGCACGCACACCCCGAGGTGGAACTGACCGGAGTCTGGGGCCGCCGGCCCGAGGCCGCCGCCGACCTCGCGGCACGCTTCGGCACCGAGGCGTACGACGACCCCGACGCGCTGTTCGCCGACAGCGACGCCGTCGCCATCGCGCTGCCCCCGGACATCCAGGCGCCGCTGGCCGCACGGGCCGCCGAGGCGGGCTGCCATCTGCTCCTCGACAAGCCCGTCGCCACCACACCGGAGGCGGCGGCGCTCGCCGTGGACGCGGCGAGCGCCGCCGGCGTGGCCTCGGTGGTCTTCTTCACGCTGCACTTCAGCGAGCCGACCGCGTCCTGGGTGCGGGAACAGGCCGCGACCGACGGCTGGCTGGTCGGCCGCGCCGACTGGCTGTCGCCGGTCTTCGGCGGCAGCGACTCGCCGTTCGCCGACTCGCCCTGGCGGCGCGAGCGCGGCGCGCTCTGGGACGTCGGGCCGCACGCGCTGTCCGTACTGCTCCCGGTGCTCGGCGACGTGACCGCCGTACGCGCGGCAGCCGGGCCCGGCGACACCGTGCACCTCGCGCTGCGGCACGAGGGCGGCGCCTCCAGCACCGTCGCCGTCAGCCACACCATGCCGCCGGAGGCGGCGGGCGTCACCGCCGAGCTGCGCGGCACGGGCGGGGTGGCGGCCCTGCCGGTACGGGAGTCGGACGCGGCGGAGGCGTTCGGGCGGGCCGTCGACGCGCTGCTCGCGTCGGTGCGCACGGGCGAACCGCACCCGTACGACATCCGCTTCGGCGCCCGCGTCACCGACATCCTGGCGCGGGCGGAGGAGTCGCTGAAGGCCGGCGGCTGA
- a CDS encoding 5-carboxymethyl-2-hydroxymuconate Delta-isomerase — protein sequence MPHITVDYSDVLTDTFDRRGFGRALHPLVAKAVDGSVAACKTRFRRAEECVIADGETDIAMVHVEVALLSGRTPEVKGELSRSVLQLLRGYVGPTPGHALHASVDVSELDRGCYSSHHDQEAATA from the coding sequence ATGCCGCACATCACCGTCGACTACTCCGACGTCCTCACCGATACCTTCGACCGCCGCGGCTTCGGCCGGGCCCTCCACCCCCTGGTCGCCAAGGCCGTGGACGGCAGCGTCGCCGCGTGCAAGACCCGCTTCCGCCGTGCCGAGGAATGCGTCATCGCGGACGGCGAGACCGACATCGCCATGGTGCACGTCGAGGTCGCGCTGCTCTCCGGGCGCACCCCCGAGGTCAAGGGCGAGCTGTCGCGGTCGGTGCTGCAACTCCTCCGCGGCTACGTCGGCCCGACACCCGGACACGCCCTGCACGCGTCCGTTGACGTGAGCGAACTCGACCGTGGCTGCTACTCCAGCCACCACGACCAGGAAGCAGCGACGGCATGA
- a CDS encoding sensor histidine kinase, producing the protein MSSIVDTPRSWRPPVRESLQAAARGVGLAALSIGASLALFIVTVLSVVFVVLGVGAFTTPAVLNTVRAHANRRRLLASEWAGIAIPSPYRPLPEQRPGAVGLVERTSQLLKDPATWRDILWLLVDAVAGFVTALLSFAVLVYGVEGVIMMFGLWEAVNNGYWYAFIPIKGYGSAVQAALLGLALIAASFYVNRYPLQAHFMIARLLIGPTRGAQLEQRVERLYETRHDAVDSSAAELRRIERDLHDGAQARLVAMGMSLGTVEALIERDPAKAKEILAQARSSSAEALTELRDLVRGIHPPVLAERGLGDAAKALALRMQIPVEVDVELTGRFQEPVESAAYFAISEVLTNAAKHSGADRIWLDIHHSRDAGGMLRIAVTDNGRGGADLEKGTGMKGIERRLGALDGVLALSSPEGGPTMVTIEIPCEQTEPR; encoded by the coding sequence GTGAGCAGCATCGTGGACACGCCGAGGTCGTGGCGGCCGCCGGTACGGGAGTCGCTGCAGGCGGCGGCCCGCGGGGTGGGGCTGGCCGCGCTGTCGATCGGGGCGTCCCTGGCGCTGTTCATCGTCACGGTCCTGTCCGTCGTGTTCGTCGTGCTCGGAGTGGGCGCCTTCACGACGCCTGCGGTGCTCAACACGGTGCGGGCGCACGCGAACCGGCGGCGCCTCCTCGCCTCCGAGTGGGCGGGCATCGCGATCCCCTCGCCGTACCGCCCGCTGCCGGAGCAGCGTCCCGGCGCCGTCGGCCTCGTGGAGCGCACCAGCCAGCTGCTGAAGGACCCGGCGACATGGCGGGACATCCTCTGGCTGCTGGTCGACGCGGTCGCGGGCTTCGTGACGGCGCTGCTGTCGTTCGCCGTGCTCGTGTACGGCGTCGAGGGCGTGATCATGATGTTCGGCCTGTGGGAGGCTGTGAACAACGGGTACTGGTACGCCTTCATCCCCATCAAGGGCTACGGCAGCGCCGTCCAGGCCGCCCTCCTCGGACTGGCCCTGATCGCGGCCAGCTTCTACGTCAACCGGTATCCCCTCCAGGCCCACTTCATGATCGCCAGGCTGCTCATCGGCCCGACCCGCGGTGCCCAGCTCGAGCAGCGCGTGGAGCGGCTGTACGAGACCCGGCACGACGCCGTGGACTCCTCCGCGGCGGAGCTGCGCCGCATCGAACGCGACCTGCACGACGGCGCGCAGGCGCGGCTGGTCGCGATGGGCATGAGCCTGGGCACGGTGGAGGCGCTGATCGAACGCGATCCGGCCAAGGCCAAGGAGATCCTCGCGCAGGCCCGTTCGTCGTCCGCCGAGGCGCTGACCGAGCTGCGTGACCTCGTACGCGGCATCCACCCGCCCGTACTCGCCGAACGCGGCCTGGGCGATGCCGCGAAGGCGCTCGCGCTGCGGATGCAGATCCCCGTCGAGGTGGACGTGGAGCTGACGGGCCGGTTCCAGGAACCGGTGGAGTCCGCCGCGTACTTCGCGATCAGCGAGGTGCTCACGAACGCGGCGAAGCACTCCGGCGCCGACCGGATCTGGCTGGACATCCACCACAGCCGGGACGCGGGCGGCATGCTGCGCATCGCCGTCACCGACAACGGCCGAGGCGGCGCCGACCTGGAGAAGGGCACTGGCATGAAGGGCATCGAGCGGCGGCT